The following are encoded in a window of Spea bombifrons isolate aSpeBom1 chromosome 2, aSpeBom1.2.pri, whole genome shotgun sequence genomic DNA:
- the LOC128473472 gene encoding retinol dehydrogenase 7-like, with protein sequence MWIPLLVVLLALLFLYRWHRQSQILNNLADKYVLITGCDSGFGNLLAKQLDKRGLLVLAACLTKKGTENLRKETSSRLQTVILDVTDSQSVSSATKWVKDCVGSAGLWGLVNNAGFGFSIAPNEWQRKEDFLKVLQVNLLGTIDVTLNLLPLIRRSHGRIVNMSSALGRLSMVGGGYCISKYGVESFSDSLRRELRAFGVKVSVIEPGCFRTLMADDEGHIKNIERLWENVPAETKECYGEQYYQQYIHSLKCLFATASPRLHKVTDCMEHALTAVHPWTRYSAGWDCKLYYLPLSYLPTVLSDYMLHRSAPKPAKV encoded by the exons ATGTGGATCCCTCTGCTGGTGGTGCTGTTGGCTCTGCTCTTCCTGtacagatggcacagacagagcCAAATACTCAATAATCTCGCAGATAAATACGTGCTGATCACTGGATGCGACTCTGGGTTTGGGAACCTGCTGGCAAAGCAGCTGGACAAGCGAGGACTACTAGTACTGGCAGCTTGTCTGACAAAGAAGGGGACTGAGAATCTGAGGAAGGAGACATCCAGCAGACTTCAGACAGTAATCCTGGATGTAACTGATAGCCAGAGTGTGAGCTCTGCTACCAAGTGGGTGAAAGACTGTGTTGGAAGTGCAG GGCTGTGGGGTTTAGTAAATAATGCTGGTTTTGGATTTTCTATTGCTCCTAACGAATGGCAAAGAAAAGAAGATTTTCTTAAGGTCCTTCAGGTGAATTTGTTGGGAACGATTGATGTGACTTTAAACCTACTCCCTCTCATCAGAAGATCCCATGGACGAATAGTCAACATGTCAAGTGCTTTGGGAAGGCTGTCTATGGTTGGTGGAGGATACTGCATCTCAAAGTACGGAGTGGAATCTTTCTCCGATAGTTTAAG aagGGAGCTGAGGGCATTTGGTGTAAAGGTCTCTGTCATTGAACCTGGCTGTTTCAGAACTTTAATGGCTGACGATGAAGGTCACATTAAGAACATAGAACGTCTGTGGGAAAATGTTCCAGCTGAAACCAAGGAGTGTTACGGCGAGCAGTACTACCAACAAT ATATCCATTCCCTAAAATGCCTGTTTGCAACAGCTAGTCCCAGATTACACAAAGTCACAGACTGCATGGAACATGCCCTGACTGCTGTTCACCCATGGACACGATACTCTGCTGGCTGGGACTGCAAACTCTACTACCTCCCTCTTTCTTACCTTCCTACTGTCCTATCTGATTATATGCTACATCGCTCTGCACCTAAACCTGCAAAGGTATAG